From the Nodularia sp. NIES-3585 genome, one window contains:
- a CDS encoding S9 family peptidase produces MNKDNVVQNIVTPPIAEQQPQVLELHSDRRIDKFFWMRDLENPKVTAYLEAENAYTAAMMQHTETLQTQIYNEMLARIKETDLSVPFPKDEYYYYSRTEEGKAYAIHCRKKGSLDAAEEVLIDENELAAGHDFFELGVFEVSPNHQILAYSVDTSGSEQYTLCFLDLTTHQLYPETIAETYFSFAWGNDNKTGFYTTIDDANRPDKLLKHTLGTSPDKDVLIYEETDDIYHLYVGKTRSQSYIMMLLQSSITTEVHYLDANSPQGDFQIIHPRTTGVEYDVEHHSDYFYIVTNDKATNFKLVKTPVATPSQENWQTIIPHREDVLLLGVSLFANHLVIYERKGGLQTARVQNLSTGEENNISFPEPTYEFDEGNNPEFNTIILRFHYTSLITPQSVFDYNMETNQRELKKQTEVLGGYDKTQYQSEWLMATATDGTKIPISIVYKQGINKDGKNPLLLTGYGAYGSSYPASFSSTRLTLLDRGVVFAIAHIRGGEEMGRKWYEEGKFLQKKNTFTDFIACAEYLIAKNWTASDRLVITGGSAGGLLMGAVMNMRPDLFKAVVANVPFVDVVTTILDTSLPLSAMEWEEWGNPNDKVYYDYMKSYSPYDNVEAKNYPDLLITAGLNDSRVKYWEPAKWTAKLREIKTDNHLLLLKTNMGAGHSGASGRYESLRELAFEDAFILDRLGLGNNLSK; encoded by the coding sequence ATGAATAAAGATAATGTTGTACAAAATATAGTAACGCCACCTATTGCTGAACAACAGCCGCAGGTTTTAGAGTTGCATAGCGATCGCCGCATAGATAAATTCTTTTGGATGCGTGACCTGGAAAACCCGAAAGTTACCGCTTACCTGGAAGCAGAAAACGCCTATACAGCAGCGATGATGCAGCATACAGAAACACTGCAAACCCAGATATACAATGAAATGCTGGCGCGGATTAAAGAAACAGACTTATCAGTTCCATTCCCGAAAGATGAATATTATTATTATTCACGCACTGAAGAAGGCAAAGCTTATGCAATTCATTGTCGGAAAAAGGGAAGTTTAGACGCTGCGGAAGAAGTGCTAATAGATGAAAACGAATTAGCCGCAGGTCACGATTTTTTTGAATTAGGTGTGTTTGAAGTTAGCCCCAATCATCAAATATTAGCTTATTCCGTTGATACTAGCGGTTCAGAGCAATATACACTCTGTTTTCTTGACTTAACTACACATCAGTTATATCCAGAAACAATTGCCGAAACTTATTTTTCCTTTGCGTGGGGTAACGACAATAAAACGGGATTTTACACCACAATTGATGATGCTAATCGTCCTGACAAACTTCTAAAACACACATTAGGAACTTCCCCTGACAAAGATGTGCTGATTTATGAAGAAACAGATGATATTTATCATTTATATGTTGGCAAAACCCGCAGTCAATCATATATAATGATGCTTTTGCAAAGTAGCATTACTACAGAAGTTCACTATTTAGATGCTAATAGTCCCCAAGGGGACTTTCAGATAATTCACCCCCGGACTACAGGGGTAGAATATGATGTGGAGCATCACAGTGATTACTTCTACATTGTCACCAACGACAAAGCCACTAATTTTAAATTAGTGAAAACACCTGTAGCTACACCATCTCAAGAAAATTGGCAAACTATCATTCCCCACAGAGAAGATGTGCTGCTATTAGGGGTAAGCCTGTTTGCCAATCACTTAGTAATTTATGAAAGAAAAGGCGGATTGCAAACTGCAAGGGTGCAAAACTTATCGACAGGTGAGGAAAATAATATTAGTTTTCCTGAACCTACCTATGAATTTGATGAAGGCAATAATCCAGAATTTAACACTATTATATTGCGCTTTCATTACACCTCTTTAATCACGCCCCAATCTGTTTTTGATTACAACATGGAAACAAATCAGCGGGAATTGAAAAAACAGACAGAAGTATTGGGTGGCTACGATAAAACTCAATATCAAAGTGAGTGGCTGATGGCTACTGCAACCGATGGTACAAAAATTCCCATTTCGATTGTTTACAAACAGGGCATTAACAAAGATGGCAAAAATCCCTTGTTACTGACAGGCTACGGTGCTTATGGTTCTTCTTACCCAGCATCCTTTTCATCCACCAGATTAACACTATTAGACCGGGGAGTAGTATTTGCCATTGCTCATATTCGTGGCGGCGAAGAAATGGGGCGCAAGTGGTATGAAGAAGGCAAATTCTTGCAGAAAAAGAATACCTTCACCGATTTTATCGCCTGTGCAGAGTATTTAATCGCTAAAAATTGGACAGCAAGCGATCGCTTGGTAATTACGGGTGGTAGTGCAGGTGGTTTATTGATGGGTGCAGTCATGAATATGCGTCCTGATTTGTTCAAAGCCGTAGTCGCTAATGTCCCCTTTGTAGATGTAGTCACAACAATTCTGGATACCTCTTTACCCCTATCAGCGATGGAATGGGAAGAATGGGGAAATCCCAACGACAAAGTTTATTATGACTACATGAAATCTTACTCGCCTTACGATAATGTCGAAGCCAAGAATTACCCAGACTTATTGATTACTGCTGGTTTAAATGATTCTCGCGTCAAATATTGGGAACCCGCCAAATGGACAGCCAAACTGCGGGAAATTAAAACAGATAATCATCTGCTGCTGCTGAAAACCAACATGGGCGCAGGACATAGTGGTGCATCTGGACGTTATGAAAGCTTGCGAGAACTAGCGTTTGAAGACGCTTTTATTCTGGATAGATTG